A segment of the Sphingopyxis sp. OAS728 genome:
TGAGCCTGCTTCCGGGAGCGGCAAGCGCCACTCCCGGACGTAGCTCCTGCACCGATATGGAATGGCGACTGGCACCCGGCACGGGCTTCTGCGAAGTGGGCGGAGAACTGCTGTTTCTCGACCTGCGGCGCGACCGCTACCTCGCGCTTCGGGGCAAGGAACGCATGACATTCGATCGCTTGCGCTTTGGCGAGACCGGAGATGAAGGCGCGATGACGCAGCTCGCCGGCAGCGGTTTGATCGTCGCCGGGAATGGCGGGAGGGCGATCAGGGCAACGGAGATCATCGTCCCTGACGACGATCTCTCGGCCTCCGCCGCCCGGTCCGGTTCCGGATGGGGCACTGCCTTAGCGGCGGCGCGGAGCTTGATCTGGGCGCGCCGCGCAATGCGGCCCGCTCGGCTTGCGCGGACTGCCGAATATCTTGCCGCCGCCAAGGCGGACAGGGCGGGAGCCGGGAAGCAGAGCGAAGCCGAGGAACTGGCCGCGGGGTTTGCCGCGAGCCGCTGGTTGATTCCCATCGCGCCGCGCTGCCTGGTCGATGCCCTCGCGCTCGACCGGATTCTCCTTCGTCGGGGTGTCGCGGCGACCCTCGTCTTCGGGGTGAGGCTCAATCCCTTCAACGCGCATTGCTGGCTACAGACGGAGCGAACCATATTGACAGGAACCGCCGCTGAAGCCCGAAACTTCGCTCCCATATTGACGGTCGGATGAGCCGTCGCATTCTCGCCGCGCTAGGAGCGCCGGCAAGCCGCGGCGGGGCTGCGAGCGCGGCGAGACGTTGCGGCTTGGCGCCGCTGCATGAAGGCGGGTCGTTGCATCTCTATTGCTCGCCGGACCTGCCCAGCCGGAGTCTGGAAGACGGCTCGATCTTGTTGGGCGATTGCTTTGCCCGCAGCGGATCCGGTCCCGGCTGCCCGCCTGAAGGCTGGGGAAATTACCTCGCTTTCGGCGCTTCGGGGCGTTCGGCGACGATCGAGAGAGCGCCGCTGACCGGATTGCCGCTCTACTGGACCAGACAAGAAGAGGGGGTTCTCTGCTCGACGAGCCTGGAGCTCCTCTCCGAGCTCGGATGCGGTCTTGCGGTTGACGAAGCGTTTGTCGCGCACAGTCTCGCCTATCCCAATCTGCGCACCGAGCGCACCGGCGTCTCGGGGGTGAATGAATTGCTTCCAGGCTGCCGGCTTGGTTGGACAGGCACGGCGGCCGCGACGACGGAGACATGGTCGCCCTGGAATTACATCGCTCCCCAGCCGGCGGTTTCCGTGGATGACCTCGCGCGGCAATTGGAGACGGTGATCATCGACTGCACACGGGCTTGGTGCGCGGGCCGGGCCGAAATCCTGCTGGAACTTTCGGGGGGCCTCGATTCATCCATCGTCGCGGCGGCGCTCGACGCCGCAGGCGCCGACTTTTCCGCGATCAATTTCGCCACCGCCGCCGCCGACGGAGACGAGCGTGCATTCGCTTCGACAGTCGCCGCGCACTTGGGCCGCGAACTGGACGGACTGCTCAATGACGAAGCGGCGATCGATCTGGTGGGGGTGCCGCGCCTGGTGCGGCCGCGTCCCGGAGCCTATGGCGTGCTTGGCGGGCTCGATCTCGCGTTTGAACAAGCCGTGGGCGCCAGGTCAGCCGCGATCTTCGGAGGAATCGGAGGCGACAATGTCTTCGACTTTGACACGTCGGTTGCCCCCGTCCTCGACGCGTTGCAGGCGTGCGGCGTATCCGGGACGAGTTTCGCTGCGCTCCGGGATGTTGCCCAGGCAAGCGAGGCAACACTCTGGCAGGCGGTGCGGCTTTCGTGGCGTGCATGGCGCGACGGTCCGCGATCCCCTTGGGTTCGCGAAACGCAATTTTGTCGGGAAGAGGCGATGCCCGATCAACCGCTCGCCCATCCTTGGGACAATACCCCGGAGACCGCGCCGCGGGGCAAGCGTAAACATGTCGCCGCTATCCGCCGGATCCTCGACTTTCTCGATCGACCCGACCGCTGGACAGACCGTGACGTCGTCGCCCCGCTGCTATCGCAGCCCGTCGTCGAACTATGCCTCTCTATTCCGAGCTGGACATGGTTCACCGGCGGGCGCGACCGGGCGATTGCGCGGCAGGCCTTCGCGCGGCGTCTTCCGGCGTCGGTCATATGGCGCAAGGGCAAGGGGCGGCTCGAGAGCGCCTGCAGCGCTGCCTATCTGCGGCAGCGGCCCGCACTTCGTGACCTGTTGCTCGACGGCCGACTGGCCGCACTCGGTTATCTCAACCGCGCCGCAATTGAAGCCTATCTTGCTCGCGACGGCATCTCTGGCGATCACGATTACTTCCGGTTGCTCGAGATTGCGGATATCGAACGTTGGCTCCGTTCGCTGGAGAGTGCGTCGCGTGCGGCACGGATGGCGGCCCAGCGCTGATACTGCGCTGCCTTTTCGGGATCAGGGTCGCTCTCATCCTTCAGCCAGTAGCGAAACCAGTCGAGATTGCGGACGTAGGCCGCCAGCTTCTGTCGAGGCTCCACCTTGATATGCGGTGCGAGCGGAAAAATGTGCGTCTCGCCGATCTCGGCAGTCGCGACTTTCGAAATCAATTCGACGGTCTGACGTGCCTCATGTTCGGGGAGCTGCAACAACAAGGGCGCTCCGAGCTTGTCGAGATTCGACGCAACCGATATTCGCCGCCAGCCGTCGGGATCGTCGTCGGGGGACCCGACGCCGAAATATTGCTCGAGATTCTCGGCGAACATCTTGCGCCCGGGCCGCGCGTTGAACCAATAATAGGCGGGTCCCATCTGCAGCGAGGCGATCGAGGCTGCGCGGAGCATGTCGCTGTGCGTCGCGATCCACATCGTGACTTCGCTCCCGAAGCTGAGACCGCCCATTCCGACGCGCTTGCGATCGGCGATCCCCCGACGGTCGAGTTCGTCGATCGCTGCACGAACCGCGGCCATCGCGAGCCCGTATCGATCCTCCGCCTTCGCGCCGCCCGGGAGCGCATTGATGCAGAGCGCCGCAATTCCACTGGCGGCAAGTGCCCGCAGTGGCCATTCATCCCCCAGTCCGCCGCGCGGATAGCCCGTGCATCGATAATAGGTGACGAAGAGCGGCAGCCGCCCGGGGATCTTCGGGCGGATAAGTACGCCCGACGCACGGCTGCCGCTCACCTGCCACGCGACGGTTTCGGCAACGAGCCCGTCGTCGTCAGGATAGCCATTGGGTGATGCGATGATTGTCTTGCGCCCGTTGAAGCCGATGCGAACGAGGCGAGGGGCGATCGAGGGTGCGGCTTCGACACAGAAAACTGCGCGCGGGACAGGAGTGCAGGCTGTGCTTTCCAGCCGGTTGCCCGCGAGCAAGCCTTCGCCGGACGCCAATTTCCGGATATTGCCGGTCTCTGGCGTCCAAATATAAAGCGTCTGCCGATAAGCGCCGTCCCGGAGGGTCGTTACGATCCTGCCACCCGGGGCCCCGATCCACGAGGAGAGGCGTAGCGTGGCGTCGGCGCACGCCGGACCTGTAATGCACGCGCCAGCAGCCTCGAGGGCGGCAGCCGGAGCGGCAGGAAGTTCCAGGGTTGGCCGATCGGCCAGCGCCGAAATTGCTGCCTCGGACAGCGGGCGCTCCTCGCGGGTGTCGAGCTTCCATGTTCGCAGGATCGGAGGGCCCTGGGCGAGGAGGGGTGCGCGGTCGAACCAGTCGCCGGTGAACCGCTGCGTCGCGTGGCGACCGTTCACGATCCCGCCCCGGAAGAGGGGAGCGGCAAGGTCGGTGCGGCCATCCACCAGAACGCCGGCCTCGCGTTCACGCTCCTCGGCGCGCAACGTCTCGGCGCGCGAGGGAAGCTGCCTGACGACCAGCGCACCGTCGGGAAGAAGCGCGAAATTTTCGATATCGCCATCGGCGACGATCGCTGGGGCAAAGCCAGAGCCGTCGATAGTGCTTTTCCAGAGGCCGACCCGGTTGTCAACGAGCGCACGAACGACGACCGTCTGACTGTCCGGCGTCCAGCCGATTTCGCCGGGCAGGATGCTGCCCGCGTCATTGGATAGCGCGGCGCCAAGATGCCCCAGCGAACGGGGGTTTGTCCTTCCGTCGGCGGCGACGATGAACCATTCGGCGTCGATCCGGTTGTTCGCCGTAGAAGGTCGTTCGACGCGATAGGCGAGCCATTGTCCGTCAGGAGAAGCTGCCAGCCCAGAGATATCGGCGATCTCGGCGATCTCGCGCGGCGTCACCTGGCTGGCCGCAGGCGACGCCGCGGCCAGCAGGGCGAGCGACAGGGCGTACCGCCCTACCACCGAATGACCGCCTGGATCGCCATCGAGCGGCCGATCGGGCTCGCTTTCTCGGGGTCGTATGCGAGCGCAGAGGTGTTGCTACGGTTGAAGACGAGCGGTGGATCCTTGTCGAACAGGTTGAGGACACTGAGGCCCAGCGACAAACCTCGCCCGTTATCGTCGCCGCCGATTTTCTGGCTGACATTCAGATCGACCGTCGTCCACGAGGGAACGTGCTGCACGGGGTTCGCGGTCTGATTTCGGTAGCCGTCGATATAATTGACGAAGCCGCCGACCGAAAGGCCGTCCTTCGACCAGCCGAGGCGACCGCGAAGCCGCCATTGGGCCGGATTGGCATAGGTTCCGACGACATCGACCGCCGGTGCCCCGGGCGTGAGCTGGCGTCGGATCGAGAAGATATGCGTTCCCCCCAAGCCGATATCGAGCGTGCCGCCGGCAAGTTCGGGCGCATAGCCGAGGTCGAAGTCGAGCCCCTTCTGCTGCTCGCGCGAAAGATTGCGGATCTGGCCGTCGAGAATTGCGACGATGTCGGTCGTCGCGGCACCTACGACGTTGAAGAAGGTCGGTGCATCGAAATAGCTCTGGACCAGCGCGAGCGGAGGGTTGTCCTGGACCACGCCTGCGAACAGGTCTCGGTTGGCGAGGAAGCGGGTATAGTCCTCGCTGGCCGTCCCGATCCGCCCTTTATAGTCGACCTCATAATAGGTCAGCGAGGCCTTGAGCCCGGGGATCGAGGGCGGCGCGAGGTCGAACCCAGCTGTCCAGGTCGTTGCCTTCTCGGGGCCGATGCCCGGCGCATAGCCGAACAATGCGAGCACCGTCGACACGCCGGTTGGTGAAGCGGGATCGGGCACCTGCTCCGCCGTGTACAGCGAGATCGCGGGACCGACGAGTTCATCAAAGGCCGGGGCACGAAAAGATGTTCCGTAGCTGCCGCGCAGTGCAATGCCGTCAAGCGGCTCCCAGCGAACACCGAACTTCGGGTTCGCGGTACGGCCGACATCGCTGTAATCCTCGATGCGTCCCGCCACCGTGAGGTCGAGGCGCCGGAAGCCGGGAACCACGTTGTCCGGTCCGAATATCGGCACCAGAAGCTCCGCATAGGTCGAGCGGACATGGCGCGGCCCAGGAAAATAGTCGAAATCGTCGATCGAGGACGTAAGCGCGCTGATGTCGTTGATCGACACCGTATCGTAGCGTTCACGTCGATACTCCGCGCCGATCGCGAGGCGCACATCACCCCCGGGCAGCCGCATCAACGGCCCGTCGGCGCGGAGCGCGGCGGACCAGCTCTCGAAGTCGTCGACCGAGGAAAAGCTACCGCGGATGCGGTCGATCGTCGCCGGGTTGTTAGCGGTGCCGTTGCCGAAGATATTGAAGGCGGTGGCCGGATTGGCGTCCGCGAGCGCTGCCGCCAATCGTGCGCGGTTAGGGACATTGAGGCGGTCGAGCGTGCTCTTCTGTCTGCCGAATGCGCCGCCCAGTTGGATGCGCCATCGGCCGACCTCCTGTTCCAGTCCCGCCGACGCCGTGATGCCCTGCGACTTGCCGGTGTCGATTTGCGGCCCGAGATCGTTCACATAGCTGTAGGTGACCGTCACCGGCTGATTGGTGCCAATCGGATCGATATAGTATGGGTTGGTTACCGGCACTCGCGCGGCCTGCAGATAATCGCTCTTGGCCACCTTCCGGAAGCGACGTTCGGCAGCAAGAATATTGGCCCGGAGCGTGAGACCCTCGGTGATCGCGAGTTCGCCTGCCGCATATAGACTATGCGTGCGCTGGTGAGGAAGAATGTCGCTCGCCTGCCGCTGGTCACGCTTGTTCTGGACCCCGGGAAGCAACGCCGACGCCGCCAGGGTGCGACCATCCTGTCCGTCGGGGATGCCGAAGCGCTGACCGTTGGCCGCGGTGATCGTCCCCGGCGCAGCATAGAGCGATCGATAATCCGGCCCCCCGAACGGCCGGAGGTCCTCGGCGAAGAAATCGCGCCTCGAGCCGGGCAGCGCGCTGCGGTCGGAAAACTGGTAGGCGAGGACGAGGCGTCCGCCGCCCCAGTGCTTGCCAAAAACCTGGCCGACCTGAATTTCACCCATATCGCCATCCGCCGTTCCCGCTCGCAGCAGCGTCTCCGCGCCTTCGAAGCGAGTACGCATCCGGATATTGACCACGCCCGCGACGGCGTCCGCGCCATATATTGCCGAGGCGCCATCGGTGAGCACTTCGACTCGGTCGATCGCATTGACCGGGATCAGGGAAATGTCGGCGAAGACGCCGCCGATCCCACCTAGGGCTGGCCGGGCGCCATCGATCAACACGAGCGTGGAAGAGGTCCCGAGCCCGCGCAGGTTAATGCTCGACCCGCCGCTGCTGTCATTTCCCCCGCCGTTGCGCGTCGTCGTTCCCGAGACCGTCTCGTTCGGCCCGCCGCCAAAGGCTTGCGGCAACGACTGAAGCATCTGCTGGACCGTTGCATAGCCGGCCTTCTCGATCGCGGCACGATCGAGCGTGACGACCGGCGAGCCGATCGGCCCGGCGCCGCGGATGCGCGAACCGGTGACGACGATCGCATCGCCGTCCGCGTCAGTCGAAGCGAGGTCCGCCCCGGCATCGCCGTTTCCCTCGCGGATCACGAGCGCGCCATCAACGATTTCGGCGATCAGGCCGGTACCGGAAAGCAGGCGGGTGAGGGCGGCGTCGGGGGTGAGGCGGCCTTGCGCGCGGCCGCTGCGCTTGCCTTCGGTCAGGCTTCCCGAATGTACCACCTCGCGGCCCGACACTTCGGAATATTTGCGGAGCGCATCGCCGAGGCGCTGCGGCGCGATGTCATATATGCGCTGGTCGGTTTGCGCGTGCGCCATCGGCGCATGGAGCGCCGCCGGCGCTGCGGTCGAGGCCATCATCGCGGCCAGATATTTCATTCGCATTCTCACCCTCCCGGTCGCGGCCGTGATGGCCGTCCGGGGGTGCAAAATGCCGGGGGGCGAAAATTTCCCCCCTGCGTGCGAATTATTTTGCGGCGAGGATGATTTCGTCCGTCCGATCGTCGACCGCGAGCCCGAAGGCGGCCGCGAGCTTGCGGGCGAGGGCGCCGCTGTCCGCGAGATCGAAGCGCCCCGAGACCGGGAGCGTCGCAAGGGCCGGGTCGGCGAGGCGGACCGGTTTCGCGTTCACCTTGTTCGCGCTCTCGAGCACCGAGCCGAGCGGAAGATTGTCGGCCGCGAGCAGGCTGGTCGCGACGGGGCTCACCATCATACCGACCACCTTCGGTCCCTCGGCCGGCACCTCGGCGCTCTGGCCGGGCTCGAGCCGCAGCGCGGCGCCGCCGCCGCTCGAACGTACCTCGACGCGGCCGCTGACTAGGCGAACGCGCGGAGGGCCGTTTCGCAGATCCACCTCGAAGACCGTGCCGAGCGCGGTTGTCTCCGAACGGCCGGCGATGACGGTGAACGGACGCGAGGCGTCGTGCGCGACCTCGAAACGTGCGGAGCCGCTCGTGAGGATGACGACGCGGCGCCCAGTCGTGAACTGGGTTTCGATCTTTGCGCCATCAGTCAGAATGACCTTGGTACCGTCGGCGAGTTGCCGTTCTTCGCTCGCATTGGGTGACTGTGCCGTGCGCGTTTCGTCGTGCAGTGACTGCATATAGAGCGCGCTACCTGCAACCAACACCAGCGCGGCGGCAGTGGCGAGCCCCCATTGCGACTTGGCGCGCTTCCGGGCCTTCGTCCGCGCCATTGCCTCAACGCGCGCCGGCGACATGCTGGACCCCACGGCATAGGCCTCCGCCGAACGGGCATAGGCCGCGGCGTTGCCGGGCTCGCGGCGCCACGCCTCGAACGCTTCGCGGTGCGTGTCGGCATCGGGGCCATGCATCAGGCCGACCCAATCGTCCGCCTCCCGCTGCTGCCGCGTCACGATTGCCGGTCTCGCGCCTTGCGGATTGCGGTTACGGCCTTGCTGATGAGCTTTTCCACGCGCTTCACACCTATGCCTTTGATTCGAGCTATTTCAGAATAGCTGAGATTTTCGACGCGGTGCATAAGGAATACATCCCGTGTGGTGGCATCGAGGTCTGCGAGAGCCTCCTCGGCGCGTCGCAGGAGGTCGCGCGCTTCGAGCACGTTATGCGGATCGGGACCAGCGACATCTTCCTCCTGGAAACTGTGATGCGCCGAATGCTGGCGCCGCACGCCGGTACGCGCGCGTTCCCTCAGAAGCGTGCGCGCAGTTTGCGCGAGATAGGCGCCCGGCTTGTCGCCGATATGGAAATAGCCCTTCGCGCTGAAGAAGCGTCGAAAACTCTCCTGAACGAGATCGGCGACATCCTGCGGATGCGCGTTGCGGCGAAAGAAGCTCGTGAGGCGAGGGCGCTGCTCGGCAAGGATCGCCTCGGTCCGCGCGGCGCGACCGAATCCTTCCCAGTCCCCGGGCGGTATCGATTCCCCATTGCTCAGCGCGGGGCGGCGGTCGTCGTCATCGTCATAATCCATAGGTCTGCCTTCCAGCCCGGAAGGAGACGGCAGGTAGCCGGGTGTTGAGTCTCGCTTGACGACGAGGCCGCAACCTTTGGCCCGAAGGCTTGGACATGCGTCGCGGCCACCCGGCGGGATGGCAAAAATCCGTGATCGTCAAGCGGGTGTCTCAATCCCCGGCACCGCGCTTCTCACACCCGATGCGGAAGTGAGCATAGCTCTCCGCTACGGCAGGGCAAGAGTCAGGAGGGAGATTGATCCAGAATGAATCTTGTTGTGGTGACTGCTGTGCGCCCGATGTCGGCCG
Coding sequences within it:
- a CDS encoding TonB-dependent receptor, coding for MRMKYLAAMMASTAAPAALHAPMAHAQTDQRIYDIAPQRLGDALRKYSEVSGREVVHSGSLTEGKRSGRAQGRLTPDAALTRLLSGTGLIAEIVDGALVIREGNGDAGADLASTDADGDAIVVTGSRIRGAGPIGSPVVTLDRAAIEKAGYATVQQMLQSLPQAFGGGPNETVSGTTTRNGGGNDSSGGSSINLRGLGTSSTLVLIDGARPALGGIGGVFADISLIPVNAIDRVEVLTDGASAIYGADAVAGVVNIRMRTRFEGAETLLRAGTADGDMGEIQVGQVFGKHWGGGRLVLAYQFSDRSALPGSRRDFFAEDLRPFGGPDYRSLYAAPGTITAANGQRFGIPDGQDGRTLAASALLPGVQNKRDQRQASDILPHQRTHSLYAAGELAITEGLTLRANILAAERRFRKVAKSDYLQAARVPVTNPYYIDPIGTNQPVTVTYSYVNDLGPQIDTGKSQGITASAGLEQEVGRWRIQLGGAFGRQKSTLDRLNVPNRARLAAALADANPATAFNIFGNGTANNPATIDRIRGSFSSVDDFESWSAALRADGPLMRLPGGDVRLAIGAEYRRERYDTVSINDISALTSSIDDFDYFPGPRHVRSTYAELLVPIFGPDNVVPGFRRLDLTVAGRIEDYSDVGRTANPKFGVRWEPLDGIALRGSYGTSFRAPAFDELVGPAISLYTAEQVPDPASPTGVSTVLALFGYAPGIGPEKATTWTAGFDLAPPSIPGLKASLTYYEVDYKGRIGTASEDYTRFLANRDLFAGVVQDNPPLALVQSYFDAPTFFNVVGAATTDIVAILDGQIRNLSREQQKGLDFDLGYAPELAGGTLDIGLGGTHIFSIRRQLTPGAPAVDVVGTYANPAQWRLRGRLGWSKDGLSVGGFVNYIDGYRNQTANPVQHVPSWTTVDLNVSQKIGGDDNGRGLSLGLSVLNLFDKDPPLVFNRSNTSALAYDPEKASPIGRSMAIQAVIRW
- a CDS encoding RNA polymerase sigma factor; the protein is MDYDDDDDRRPALSNGESIPPGDWEGFGRAARTEAILAEQRPRLTSFFRRNAHPQDVADLVQESFRRFFSAKGYFHIGDKPGAYLAQTARTLLRERARTGVRRQHSAHHSFQEEDVAGPDPHNVLEARDLLRRAEEALADLDATTRDVFLMHRVENLSYSEIARIKGIGVKRVEKLISKAVTAIRKARDRQS
- a CDS encoding FecR family protein; the encoded protein is MTRQQREADDWVGLMHGPDADTHREAFEAWRREPGNAAAYARSAEAYAVGSSMSPARVEAMARTKARKRAKSQWGLATAAALVLVAGSALYMQSLHDETRTAQSPNASEERQLADGTKVILTDGAKIETQFTTGRRVVILTSGSARFEVAHDASRPFTVIAGRSETTALGTVFEVDLRNGPPRVRLVSGRVEVRSSGGGAALRLEPGQSAEVPAEGPKVVGMMVSPVATSLLAADNLPLGSVLESANKVNAKPVRLADPALATLPVSGRFDLADSGALARKLAAAFGLAVDDRTDEIILAAK
- a CDS encoding lasso peptide biosynthesis B2 protein, which codes for MEWRLAPGTGFCEVGGELLFLDLRRDRYLALRGKERMTFDRLRFGETGDEGAMTQLAGSGLIVAGNGGRAIRATEIIVPDDDLSASAARSGSGWGTALAAARSLIWARRAMRPARLARTAEYLAAAKADRAGAGKQSEAEELAAGFAASRWLIPIAPRCLVDALALDRILLRRGVAATLVFGVRLNPFNAHCWLQTERTILTGTAAEARNFAPILTVG
- a CDS encoding Atxe2 family lasso peptide isopeptidase codes for the protein MVGRYALSLALLAAASPAASQVTPREIAEIADISGLAASPDGQWLAYRVERPSTANNRIDAEWFIVAADGRTNPRSLGHLGAALSNDAGSILPGEIGWTPDSQTVVVRALVDNRVGLWKSTIDGSGFAPAIVADGDIENFALLPDGALVVRQLPSRAETLRAEEREREAGVLVDGRTDLAAPLFRGGIVNGRHATQRFTGDWFDRAPLLAQGPPILRTWKLDTREERPLSEAAISALADRPTLELPAAPAAALEAAGACITGPACADATLRLSSWIGAPGGRIVTTLRDGAYRQTLYIWTPETGNIRKLASGEGLLAGNRLESTACTPVPRAVFCVEAAPSIAPRLVRIGFNGRKTIIASPNGYPDDDGLVAETVAWQVSGSRASGVLIRPKIPGRLPLFVTYYRCTGYPRGGLGDEWPLRALAASGIAALCINALPGGAKAEDRYGLAMAAVRAAIDELDRRGIADRKRVGMGGLSFGSEVTMWIATHSDMLRAASIASLQMGPAYYWFNARPGRKMFAENLEQYFGVGSPDDDPDGWRRISVASNLDKLGAPLLLQLPEHEARQTVELISKVATAEIGETHIFPLAPHIKVEPRQKLAAYVRNLDWFRYWLKDESDPDPEKAAQYQRWAAIRAARDALSSERSQRSISAISSNRK
- a CDS encoding asparagine synthase-related protein; translation: MAPLHEGGSLHLYCSPDLPSRSLEDGSILLGDCFARSGSGPGCPPEGWGNYLAFGASGRSATIERAPLTGLPLYWTRQEEGVLCSTSLELLSELGCGLAVDEAFVAHSLAYPNLRTERTGVSGVNELLPGCRLGWTGTAAATTETWSPWNYIAPQPAVSVDDLARQLETVIIDCTRAWCAGRAEILLELSGGLDSSIVAAALDAAGADFSAINFATAAADGDERAFASTVAAHLGRELDGLLNDEAAIDLVGVPRLVRPRPGAYGVLGGLDLAFEQAVGARSAAIFGGIGGDNVFDFDTSVAPVLDALQACGVSGTSFAALRDVAQASEATLWQAVRLSWRAWRDGPRSPWVRETQFCREEAMPDQPLAHPWDNTPETAPRGKRKHVAAIRRILDFLDRPDRWTDRDVVAPLLSQPVVELCLSIPSWTWFTGGRDRAIARQAFARRLPASVIWRKGKGRLESACSAAYLRQRPALRDLLLDGRLAALGYLNRAAIEAYLARDGISGDHDYFRLLEIADIERWLRSLESASRAARMAAQR